One segment of Pandoraea pnomenusa DNA contains the following:
- a CDS encoding LysR substrate-binding domain-containing protein: protein MKIRQLEAFRALILRQTVTRAADMLHISQPAVTRLINDLETDVGFSLFDRINGRLNPTPEAMVLFEEVERSFAGIDRIAQTAEQIKSLRRGSLHIAGAPALALEFLPTTLTGFMREHPGISTTLLIHASSIVVDMVVGRRCDVGFIAHPLTHAGVDIEPLHRAPMRCILPRGHRLASRDVIYPEDLHNESFVSYPKEFDGRMYIDRIFAERQIDRVMSAESQLSAAICVLVEHGAGVAIIDQITATYAARRVVVKPFEPTVHSGFSLVTSNQHPPSQLATAFVAYTKQRMIAQFGT from the coding sequence ATGAAGATTCGGCAACTGGAGGCATTTCGTGCGCTGATCCTGCGCCAGACGGTCACGCGCGCGGCTGACATGCTTCATATCTCGCAGCCGGCGGTCACGCGTCTGATCAACGATCTGGAGACCGACGTAGGGTTTTCCTTATTCGACCGGATCAACGGCCGGTTGAATCCGACACCCGAGGCGATGGTGTTATTCGAAGAGGTGGAGCGTTCGTTCGCCGGGATCGATCGCATTGCGCAAACGGCCGAGCAGATCAAGTCGTTGCGGCGCGGCTCGCTGCACATCGCCGGGGCGCCGGCGCTCGCGCTCGAGTTCTTGCCGACCACGCTCACCGGGTTCATGCGCGAGCACCCCGGCATCAGCACGACGCTGCTCATCCACGCGTCGAGCATCGTGGTGGACATGGTGGTCGGGCGGCGGTGCGACGTGGGCTTCATCGCCCATCCGCTCACGCACGCGGGCGTGGACATCGAGCCGCTGCACCGCGCGCCCATGCGCTGCATCCTGCCGCGCGGGCATCGGTTGGCGTCCCGCGACGTGATTTACCCGGAGGACCTGCACAACGAGTCGTTCGTCTCCTATCCGAAGGAGTTCGACGGGCGCATGTACATCGACCGGATCTTCGCCGAGCGCCAGATCGACCGGGTGATGTCGGCGGAGTCGCAGTTGTCGGCGGCGATTTGCGTGCTCGTGGAGCACGGCGCCGGCGTGGCGATCATCGATCAGATCACCGCCACTTATGCGGCGCGCCGCGTGGTCGTCAAACCGTTCGAGCCCACGGTGCACTCGGGCTTCTCGCTCGTCACGTCGAACCAGCACCCGCCATCGCAACTGGCGACGGCCTTCGTGGCGTACACGAAGCAGCGCATGATCGCCCAGTTCGGCACCTGA
- a CDS encoding XapX domain-containing protein produces MQYVYVGRNELVALIVGLVTGTLYSWLDLPIPAPNVLGGIFAIIFTYLGYLIVNARRRSVTFGRPPADGSPGVGSARAS; encoded by the coding sequence ATGCAATATGTCTATGTCGGGCGCAACGAGCTTGTGGCCCTGATCGTCGGACTGGTGACCGGCACGCTCTATTCGTGGCTCGATTTGCCGATTCCCGCGCCGAACGTACTCGGCGGCATTTTCGCCATCATCTTCACGTACCTGGGTTATCTGATCGTGAACGCGCGGCGCCGCTCGGTCACCTTCGGACGCCCGCCGGCCGACGGCTCGCCCGGCGTCGGTTCGGCGCGTGCTTCGTGA
- a CDS encoding LysR substrate-binding domain-containing protein yields MRLGVPSLSALQAFEASARHQNFAQAALELALTHGAVCKRVGELEKHLGVALFERVKQRLVLTPAGAEYAKRIRVHLDQIRRDTLDVVQQGRETALEIAVGVTFAAQWLIPRLDDFYANTRDVRLHILGRDQPVFFDDCAFDATIYFSTRLWPGMPGNALITDDSLLLVAAPRLLDGRSSLSLEDIAAASWICARDLPRVWDDWLASLCPPQAAEVRPQRSAQRYDMFIMAINAAVAGLGVALLPRVLIERELASGALVQAHAHTLANPQTIYFSHPAQRSDWAPLRQFDAWLRRAVASYRASRVAYADNSGLSRNTCS; encoded by the coding sequence CTCACGCACGGCGCGGTTTGCAAGCGCGTGGGAGAACTGGAGAAGCACCTGGGTGTGGCACTGTTCGAGCGCGTCAAGCAGCGGCTCGTGCTCACGCCCGCCGGCGCCGAATACGCCAAGCGCATTCGCGTGCACCTCGACCAGATCCGGCGCGACACGCTCGACGTGGTGCAGCAGGGCCGCGAGACGGCGCTGGAAATCGCCGTCGGGGTGACGTTCGCCGCGCAATGGCTCATTCCCCGGCTCGACGACTTTTACGCAAACACGCGCGACGTCCGCCTGCATATCCTCGGACGCGATCAACCCGTGTTCTTCGACGACTGCGCGTTCGACGCGACGATCTACTTCAGCACACGCCTGTGGCCCGGCATGCCCGGCAATGCGCTCATCACCGACGATTCGCTGCTGCTCGTGGCCGCGCCGCGTCTGCTCGACGGCCGCTCGTCGCTATCGCTCGAGGACATCGCCGCCGCGTCGTGGATCTGTGCGCGCGATCTGCCGCGCGTATGGGATGACTGGCTCGCGTCGCTATGTCCGCCGCAGGCCGCCGAGGTTCGGCCGCAACGCAGTGCGCAGCGCTACGACATGTTCATCATGGCCATCAACGCCGCGGTTGCCGGTCTCGGCGTGGCATTGCTGCCGCGCGTGCTGATCGAGCGGGAACTGGCCAGCGGCGCGTTGGTGCAGGCGCACGCGCACACGCTCGCCAATCCGCAGACGATCTACTTTTCCCATCCCGCGCAGCGCAGCGACTGGGCGCCGCTGCGCCAGTTCGATGCGTGGCTGCGTCGCGCGGTGGCGTCCTATCGGGCCAGTCGCGTTGCGTACGCCGACAATTCGGGGCTTTCGCGCAACACCTGTTCGTAG
- the mnmH gene encoding tRNA 2-selenouridine(34) synthase MnmH yields MNHLRVSLEHLNEFDEIVDVRTPLEFDDDHIPGAINTPVLSNEERVTVGTLYKQVSPFDASRVGAAMVARNIAHHLDTTFSGRPRNWRPLIYCWRGGTRSASMTLMMNMIGWRARQLEGGYKTYRRDVVASLDALPPRLDYVVLAGHTGSGKTRLLHALADAGAQTLDLEGLARHRGSLLGAVPDRPQPSQKSFDTALVSALRGFDPARPVFVEAESRRIGLISLPESLMTALRTTAACIEVNVARDERVDLLMQEYGHLLAQPDYFRAQLLRLVPLHGRAVIDQWLTLLDRGDHRALSEALIVRHYDPAYSRSSRKMLQGLAQAVPFAFHPSAQDLRAQAQALLAITLPTGRAEPATAPAASSGER; encoded by the coding sequence ATGAACCACTTGCGCGTTTCGCTGGAGCACCTGAACGAGTTCGACGAAATCGTCGACGTGCGCACACCGCTCGAATTCGACGACGACCACATTCCCGGTGCGATCAACACGCCGGTACTCAGCAACGAGGAGCGCGTCACCGTCGGCACCCTGTACAAGCAGGTCTCGCCGTTCGACGCCTCGCGGGTCGGCGCGGCCATGGTCGCACGCAATATCGCTCACCATCTCGATACGACGTTCTCGGGACGGCCGCGCAACTGGCGGCCGCTCATCTATTGCTGGCGCGGTGGAACGCGCTCGGCGTCGATGACCTTGATGATGAACATGATCGGCTGGCGCGCCCGTCAGCTCGAAGGCGGTTACAAGACCTACCGGCGCGATGTGGTGGCTTCGCTCGATGCGCTGCCGCCCCGGCTCGACTATGTTGTCCTTGCCGGGCACACCGGTAGCGGCAAGACGCGTCTGCTGCATGCACTGGCGGATGCCGGGGCGCAGACGCTCGATCTCGAGGGGTTGGCGCGGCATCGCGGTTCGTTGCTCGGCGCCGTGCCCGACCGGCCACAGCCGTCGCAGAAATCGTTCGATACGGCATTGGTTTCGGCGTTGCGCGGCTTCGATCCCGCACGGCCGGTGTTCGTCGAGGCGGAAAGCCGGCGCATCGGTCTGATTTCGCTGCCGGAATCGCTGATGACCGCGCTGCGCACCACGGCGGCGTGCATCGAGGTGAACGTCGCGCGCGACGAACGCGTGGATCTCCTGATGCAGGAATATGGCCATCTGCTCGCGCAGCCGGACTACTTTCGTGCACAGTTGCTGCGGCTGGTGCCTTTGCATGGGCGTGCCGTGATCGACCAGTGGCTGACGCTGCTCGATCGGGGGGACCATCGTGCCCTGTCGGAGGCGCTCATTGTCAGGCACTACGACCCGGCGTATTCCCGGAGCTCGCGCAAGATGTTGCAGGGCCTCGCGCAGGCGGTACCGTTCGCGTTCCACCCATCGGCGCAAGACCTGCGTGCGCAGGCGCAGGCCTTGCTGGCGATCACTTTGCCGACAGGCAGAGCCGAGCCTGCAACCGCGCCGGCGGCGTCGAGCGGGGAGCGTTGA
- a CDS encoding XapX domain-containing protein — protein MVEITLGATELQAAAVGLVTGVLYTSVRAPIPAPNVLGGIFAIVGTFVGFVFVAAMRGQLHIG, from the coding sequence ATGGTCGAAATCACGCTGGGCGCCACCGAACTGCAAGCCGCGGCCGTGGGACTGGTGACGGGGGTGCTCTACACGAGCGTGCGCGCACCGATTCCGGCGCCGAACGTACTCGGGGGCATCTTCGCCATCGTCGGCACATTCGTCGGCTTCGTTTTCGTCGCCGCCATGCGGGGGCAGTTGCACATCGGCTGA
- a CDS encoding isocitrate lyase/PEP mutase family protein: MPRSIAEKRALFRELHLAGCFVIPNPWDVGSARYLEHAGFQAIATTSSGFAWSTGRPDNGVTRDSVLAHFRTLVEATDLPVNADFESGFGSTPDEVAHSVKMAVATGVAGLSIEDSTGDANAPLFPIDEAVARLRAARRAIDETGGDTLLVGRAENFFAGVPDLDDTVARLKAYADAGADCLYAPGIQSAEQIRTVVTAVAPKPVNVLVGATSPFTLQDLADLGVRRVSVGGALARAAWGGFMHAAQALAEGRFDGFDGAASGATLNGLFQPGR, translated from the coding sequence ATGCCTCGCAGCATTGCCGAAAAACGCGCCTTGTTTCGCGAACTTCATCTGGCCGGTTGCTTTGTCATCCCCAATCCGTGGGACGTGGGCAGTGCCCGGTATCTCGAACACGCCGGTTTCCAGGCGATTGCCACGACCAGCTCCGGATTCGCCTGGTCGACAGGCCGTCCCGACAATGGTGTGACGCGCGACAGCGTGCTGGCGCATTTTCGCACGCTCGTGGAGGCCACCGACCTGCCGGTAAACGCGGACTTCGAGAGCGGCTTCGGCAGCACGCCCGACGAGGTGGCGCACAGCGTGAAGATGGCCGTGGCGACTGGCGTCGCGGGCTTGTCCATCGAAGACTCGACCGGCGACGCCAACGCCCCGCTTTTCCCCATCGACGAGGCCGTGGCACGGCTGAGGGCAGCGCGACGCGCGATCGACGAGACCGGCGGCGACACGCTGCTCGTCGGACGCGCGGAGAATTTCTTCGCCGGCGTACCGGACCTGGACGATACCGTCGCCCGACTGAAGGCCTATGCCGACGCGGGCGCCGACTGTCTCTATGCGCCAGGTATTCAGTCAGCCGAACAGATTCGCACGGTGGTGACGGCCGTCGCGCCCAAACCGGTCAATGTCCTGGTGGGCGCGACCTCGCCGTTCACGTTGCAGGACCTGGCCGATCTCGGCGTGAGGCGTGTCAGCGTGGGCGGCGCCCTCGCCCGTGCGGCCTGGGGAGGCTTCATGCACGCGGCACAGGCGCTCGCCGAGGGTCGCTTCGACGGTTTCGACGGCGCGGCCAGCGGGGCCACACTCAACGGATTGTTCCAGCCGGGCCGGTAA
- a CDS encoding acetamidase/formamidase family protein, whose protein sequence is MLHDLRATPETVHWGYFNATQKPALTIKSGDFIRAEAVTHHAGDAPDLMMDDAVRAIYDKIPHEDRNPGVHIMTGPIYVEGAKPGDMLEVRYLQMIPRFRFGANVAAHWGQLYEDFKKERVTIYELDNSSNTAHALFAFDYPGKLTTPGKVVDHRECCKEPALAGVRVPVRPHLGTAGVAPDAQGRVSTVEPGLHGGNIDNWRIGAGATMYYKVQVDGGLFSIGDPHISQGDGEISGTAIEASLNVLFQVVLRKDFEFPSPLLETPDVWIVHGFHQDLDEAGKNAARDMIHLLTDQQGLSRDDAYSLMSVAADFGVTQVVDGTQGVHCTMPRSMFPPKSSKS, encoded by the coding sequence ATGCTTCACGACCTTCGCGCAACGCCCGAGACAGTGCACTGGGGCTACTTCAACGCGACTCAGAAACCGGCACTGACCATCAAGAGCGGGGACTTCATCCGCGCCGAGGCGGTCACCCATCATGCGGGCGACGCGCCCGATCTGATGATGGACGACGCCGTTCGCGCCATCTACGACAAGATTCCCCACGAGGATCGCAATCCCGGCGTGCACATCATGACCGGTCCGATCTACGTGGAAGGCGCCAAGCCGGGCGACATGCTCGAAGTGCGCTACCTCCAGATGATCCCGCGCTTTCGCTTCGGCGCCAACGTCGCGGCGCACTGGGGGCAGTTGTACGAGGACTTCAAGAAGGAGCGCGTGACGATCTACGAGCTCGACAACAGCTCGAACACCGCCCATGCGTTGTTCGCGTTCGACTATCCGGGCAAGCTCACCACGCCGGGCAAGGTCGTCGATCATCGCGAATGCTGCAAGGAACCGGCGCTCGCCGGCGTGCGCGTGCCGGTGCGCCCGCACTTGGGTACGGCGGGCGTCGCACCCGACGCTCAGGGCCGCGTCTCGACCGTCGAGCCCGGCCTGCATGGCGGCAATATCGACAACTGGCGTATCGGCGCCGGCGCGACCATGTATTACAAGGTCCAGGTCGACGGTGGCCTCTTCTCCATCGGTGACCCCCACATCTCGCAGGGCGACGGAGAGATCAGCGGCACCGCCATCGAGGCGTCGCTCAACGTGTTGTTCCAGGTCGTGCTGCGCAAGGACTTCGAGTTCCCGTCGCCCCTGCTGGAAACACCCGACGTCTGGATCGTGCACGGCTTCCACCAGGATCTTGACGAAGCGGGCAAGAACGCCGCGCGCGACATGATCCATCTGCTCACGGACCAACAGGGCCTGTCGCGCGACGACGCCTATTCGCTCATGAGCGTGGCGGCGGATTTCGGGGTCACGCAGGTGGTCGACGGCACCCAGGGGGTGCACTGCACCATGCCGCGCAGCATGTTCCCGCCCAAATCGTCGAAGTCATGA
- a CDS encoding class II aldolase/adducin family protein — MTPPHDAFAIPTPLGAALPKPRIFETFDETRADRKLRLAVAFRIFARFGLAEGIAGHITVRDPEFADRFWVNRYAQHFSSIHPDDLILVDEAGGLHHGEGPVNAAAMAIHAGIHATLPHVTAAAHTHTTHGRAFSARARALAPINQEACLFHDDHVLFRGDVLVLGAEEGRRIAQTMGHKRAAVLLNHGLLTVGSSVDAAAYRFLAMERCAQVQLLAEASGPLEVLPDAEAREVFRLLGSDYVAWLGFQGLYEQVLRESPELSAYATRLAR, encoded by the coding sequence ATGACCCCGCCGCACGATGCCTTTGCCATTCCCACACCGCTCGGTGCCGCGCTGCCCAAGCCGCGCATCTTCGAGACGTTCGACGAGACGCGCGCCGACCGGAAGCTGCGTCTGGCCGTTGCATTCCGGATCTTCGCGCGCTTTGGACTGGCCGAAGGCATCGCGGGACACATCACCGTGCGCGACCCCGAGTTCGCCGACCGCTTCTGGGTCAATCGCTACGCGCAGCACTTCTCCTCGATCCACCCGGACGACCTGATCCTGGTCGACGAAGCCGGTGGCCTGCACCACGGCGAAGGTCCCGTCAACGCCGCCGCCATGGCGATCCACGCCGGGATTCACGCCACGCTGCCCCATGTCACCGCCGCCGCTCATACCCATACGACCCACGGCCGCGCATTCTCCGCGCGCGCTCGCGCACTGGCGCCGATCAATCAGGAGGCCTGCCTGTTCCATGACGACCACGTGCTGTTTCGCGGCGACGTGCTCGTGCTGGGCGCCGAGGAGGGGCGTCGCATTGCGCAGACCATGGGGCACAAGCGCGCCGCGGTATTGCTCAACCACGGGCTGCTCACCGTCGGCTCGTCGGTCGATGCCGCGGCCTACCGCTTTCTCGCGATGGAGCGATGCGCGCAGGTGCAGTTGCTCGCGGAAGCGTCAGGACCGCTCGAAGTGCTGCCCGATGCCGAGGCCCGCGAGGTCTTCCGCCTGCTCGGCTCGGACTATGTGGCATGGCTCGGCTTCCAGGGGCTCTACGAACAGGTGTTGCGCGAAAGCCCCGAATTGTCGGCGTACGCAACGCGACTGGCCCGATAG
- a CDS encoding acetamidase/formamidase family protein gives MDRAHFSTESYAHDQRGPAWQARLLDARLHFRSPTPGQPLHGTLLTHRTPAGIELSVIASTPQIVTARAGGERGFLLIMLLDGQAELSGPGTRDGERLAAGDIACIPGNESADLVASTPFRLVSVHVRHALIAPRLGSAPPVHTCKLPAGVAPLFGGLLGGLAARLESMQDADPHVLAPVESVILECLASALAAVKPQAAPGLSTSRAIAFERICHRIQARLAEPDLSLCAIARDEHVSDRYLRKLFEGSGHSFSSYLRHSRLQRCFADLHNPAYDQLSVSDICYRWGFNDPSYFSQAFRERFGLSPKASRDQAMRARALPQRARISRGHPDVPAGIAQRAQAVARAEQRVGNDEGEDVEASCAADIDPYRAVPHDDGRHHYLRATCDTVHWGYLSHDLPPVLTVRSGDTVTVETLTQHATDDWERMIQGDPGAQSVFHWTATQKNVDRRGAGPMDASVYGRGAGEGFGVHICTGPIAVEDAMPGDVLEVRILDLRPRPSANPDYAGKAFGSHASTWWGFHYQDMLTLPREREVVTVFEIDCHEDGDGDVARALYSFRWTPQQDPFGVVHPTIDYPGVPVDHTRITKNHRTLRNVEIPLRPHFGVLAVAPAQDGLIDSIPPSSYAGNLDNWRVTRGASVFLKVAVPGALLSIGDPHASQGDAELGGTAIECSLTGNVQLILHKKAAIEASAPYADLTYPLVETPTEWIIHGFSSPNHLAELGQKAQSQIYMKSTLDSALRDAFLKARRFLMQVKRLTEDEATAILSIAVDFGVTQVVNGNWGVHAIIRKRMFLDQ, from the coding sequence TTGGATCGCGCGCACTTTTCCACCGAGTCCTACGCCCACGATCAGCGCGGGCCGGCATGGCAGGCACGTCTGCTCGACGCGCGCCTGCACTTTCGCTCGCCCACACCGGGGCAGCCGCTGCATGGCACGTTGCTCACGCATCGCACGCCGGCTGGTATCGAGCTGTCCGTCATTGCGTCAACGCCGCAGATCGTCACCGCGCGCGCGGGCGGAGAACGTGGCTTCCTGCTTATCATGCTGCTCGACGGACAGGCCGAGTTGTCCGGACCAGGCACCCGTGACGGCGAGCGGCTCGCGGCCGGCGACATCGCCTGCATCCCCGGTAACGAAAGCGCCGACCTGGTGGCGAGCACACCGTTTCGTCTCGTCTCGGTACACGTGCGGCACGCGCTGATCGCGCCGCGCCTGGGCAGCGCGCCGCCCGTGCACACGTGCAAGCTGCCCGCGGGCGTTGCGCCGCTGTTCGGCGGACTGCTCGGCGGACTGGCCGCCAGGCTCGAATCGATGCAGGACGCCGACCCGCATGTGCTCGCGCCGGTCGAGAGCGTCATCCTCGAATGCCTTGCGTCGGCGTTGGCCGCCGTCAAGCCGCAGGCCGCTCCGGGACTTTCGACTTCCCGTGCCATCGCGTTCGAGCGCATCTGCCATCGCATTCAGGCGCGCCTTGCCGAACCCGATCTCTCGCTGTGCGCCATCGCAAGGGACGAACACGTCTCGGATCGATATCTGCGCAAGCTGTTCGAAGGGTCCGGCCACAGCTTCTCGTCGTATCTGCGGCACAGCCGGTTGCAGCGCTGTTTTGCCGACTTGCACAACCCGGCCTACGATCAGTTGTCGGTCTCCGACATCTGCTACCGGTGGGGATTCAACGATCCATCGTATTTCAGCCAGGCGTTTCGCGAGCGGTTCGGACTCTCGCCGAAAGCCAGCCGCGACCAGGCGATGCGCGCGCGGGCGCTGCCGCAACGTGCGCGCATCTCACGCGGGCATCCCGACGTGCCGGCCGGAATCGCCCAACGCGCGCAGGCTGTCGCGCGTGCCGAACAACGTGTCGGCAACGACGAAGGCGAAGACGTCGAAGCGTCTTGCGCGGCCGATATCGACCCATACCGTGCCGTGCCGCACGACGACGGTCGGCACCATTACCTGCGCGCCACGTGCGACACCGTGCATTGGGGTTATCTGAGCCACGACCTGCCGCCCGTACTGACCGTGCGCTCCGGGGACACGGTGACCGTAGAAACGCTGACGCAGCACGCGACGGACGACTGGGAGCGCATGATCCAGGGCGATCCGGGCGCGCAGAGCGTGTTCCACTGGACCGCCACGCAGAAGAATGTGGATCGTCGCGGCGCCGGCCCGATGGATGCCTCCGTGTACGGACGCGGCGCCGGCGAAGGGTTCGGCGTGCACATCTGCACCGGCCCGATCGCCGTGGAGGACGCCATGCCGGGCGACGTGCTGGAGGTCCGCATCCTCGATCTGCGCCCACGGCCGAGCGCCAACCCTGACTACGCGGGCAAGGCGTTCGGCAGTCATGCGTCGACTTGGTGGGGCTTTCACTATCAGGACATGCTCACGCTGCCGCGCGAGCGCGAAGTCGTGACCGTGTTCGAGATCGACTGTCACGAAGACGGCGACGGCGATGTGGCCCGCGCCCTCTACAGCTTTCGCTGGACACCGCAGCAAGACCCGTTTGGCGTCGTGCATCCGACCATCGATTACCCCGGGGTGCCGGTCGATCACACCCGCATCACAAAGAACCACCGCACGCTCAGGAACGTGGAAATTCCGCTGCGCCCACACTTTGGCGTGCTGGCCGTGGCACCGGCGCAGGACGGCCTGATCGATTCGATCCCGCCTTCGAGCTACGCGGGCAATCTCGACAATTGGCGCGTGACGCGCGGCGCAAGCGTGTTCCTCAAGGTCGCCGTGCCCGGCGCGCTGCTGTCGATCGGCGACCCGCACGCGTCGCAGGGCGACGCCGAACTGGGCGGCACCGCCATCGAATGCTCATTGACGGGCAACGTCCAGTTGATCCTTCACAAGAAGGCCGCCATCGAGGCGAGCGCGCCGTATGCCGACCTGACCTACCCGCTCGTCGAAACGCCCACGGAGTGGATCATTCACGGCTTCAGCTCGCCCAACCACCTGGCCGAACTCGGCCAGAAGGCCCAGAGCCAGATCTACATGAAATCGACGCTGGACAGCGCGCTGCGCGACGCCTTCCTGAAGGCGCGCCGATTCCTCATGCAGGTCAAGCGCCTCACCGAAGACGAAGCTACCGCGATCCTCTCGATCGCCGTCGATTTCGGCGTGACGCAGGTCGTGAACGGTAACTGGGGCGTGCACGCCATCATTCGAAAAAGGATGTTCCTCGATCAGTGA